Proteins encoded within one genomic window of Methanomassiliicoccales archaeon:
- the fen gene encoding flap endonuclease-1, with translation MGVNLADIIKARDVTSEELRGKTVAIDAYNAIYQFLSVIRQPDGTPLKDSRGRITSHLSGLLNRNANLIEMGVRPAYVFDGIPSEMKSGTIQDRHERRVKAQQEWQTSIEKGETEKAFSKATQSSRITNEIVASSRILLTHLGIPVVQAAEEGEAQAAYMAQKGVVWAASSQDFDSLLFGAPRLLRNLTLAGRRKMPGRNEYRDVKMEIIDAEMAFRELEISREQLIDLCIMMGTDYNEGISGIGPKRALKLIKEQGDFVRAMASIDKVFPEYEKVRDLFLDFEKTDNYTLDWKEPDRTKVVEMLVGQYDFSEQRVNSALDKMVPKPVKKEIKNQSSLDMF, from the coding sequence ATGGGCGTCAACCTGGCCGACATCATCAAGGCACGGGATGTTACATCGGAGGAACTGAGGGGCAAAACGGTGGCCATAGACGCCTACAATGCCATCTACCAGTTCCTATCGGTCATACGGCAGCCCGATGGAACGCCGCTCAAGGACAGCAGAGGGAGGATCACCTCCCACCTGTCCGGTCTGCTCAACCGGAACGCTAACCTTATTGAGATGGGTGTAAGGCCCGCATACGTTTTCGACGGGATACCTTCCGAGATGAAGAGCGGTACGATCCAGGACCGTCATGAACGAAGGGTCAAGGCCCAACAGGAATGGCAGACATCGATAGAAAAGGGAGAGACGGAGAAAGCATTCTCGAAGGCCACCCAATCGTCCCGGATCACGAACGAGATAGTCGCGTCCTCCCGGATACTGCTGACCCATCTCGGCATCCCGGTGGTCCAGGCGGCGGAGGAGGGAGAGGCTCAGGCAGCCTATATGGCGCAGAAGGGAGTGGTGTGGGCGGCCTCGTCGCAGGATTTCGACTCGCTGCTGTTCGGAGCGCCCCGGCTCCTGCGGAACCTGACCTTGGCAGGGAGGCGGAAGATGCCCGGGAGGAACGAGTACCGGGATGTTAAGATGGAGATCATCGATGCGGAGATGGCATTCAGGGAACTGGAGATATCCAGGGAGCAGCTGATCGACCTCTGCATCATGATGGGCACGGACTACAACGAAGGCATCAGCGGGATCGGGCCCAAGCGAGCACTGAAGCTGATCAAGGAACAAGGTGACTTCGTTAGAGCAATGGCCTCCATCGACAAGGTCTTCCCCGAGTACGAGAAGGTCAGGGACCTGTTCCTGGATTTCGAGAAGACGGACAACTATACGCTCGATTGGAAGGAACCGGACAGAACGAAGGTCGTTGAAATGCTGGTCGGTCAATATGATTTCTCGGAGCAGCGGGTCAACTCCGCATTGGACAAGATGGTCCCTAAACCGGTCAAAAAGGAGATAAAGAACCAGTCCAGCCTGGACATGTTCTAA